The Betta splendens chromosome 24, fBetSpl5.4, whole genome shotgun sequence DNA window CTGTCTATCAGCTTGGtactggatgttttttttttcaagtgcATTATGTGTTTCTATTTATATGTAGGTACAATTAGGGTGTTGTTTTCtgctcagtgtttttattattattttttcaaataaataaaacaaataaataaaatgcattaatgAAAACAATTCTGAAAGGTGATGCCTCATCAACAATGCAGAGTGTAAGATGTTGAAATGGTcattaatacaataataaatagTCAATAATTCCAACACATCATAAATGGATTAAACACTCGTGTGATTGGATGTTATGCTGTCTAAATATACTtactggtcactttattaggtacacttTATTCATACTTAATTAAGTACATGTTGAATTAAAGCCAGTGAAAAAAGATTTCTACTTCTACTCTACTCTAATTTGTTGTCTTATGGTATAAGGTGATTCTGATCTTGAGGTGATGGTTTGGCCCTCATTCATAATAGCCAACAACATTAGCATTAAGGAAACAGTGAACAATGATTTTAACCCTTACGAAGTCCTCATGTTCTCAGGTGTTTCAGCTGAGCAGAATACTAGGCGCAATGAATAAACTCCTTTTgcagcctgtgtccagtccctggtccaaccattctgcatGTACTCTGTAgttgctttgcttttctctctctctctctctatcccctcaccccaacctgtcaaggcagatggccgcccacatccagcctggttctgctggagtttttcttttcttctacTTCTTTTCCTCTTACACTCTTGTGTAAgttcttaaaccttactttgtaaagtgccttgctGCCCAACCTAGTTATGATTTGGCCCTAtacaaataaaattgaaattgaattgacaTACAGTATCTTAGCACCCATAGCAgatactgctactactactgcacTATATAGTGAAAGCTACTACTTATATTGTTAAGATTACATCATATAATTattgacacaataaaaaaaatatttattaaattcaGTTTAAATGAATGATTAACAATTATTAATGAAATACAACTTTTTACTTATAAAAGCATGCAGATGCATATATCCTGTATTTCACCATATTTATTTTAAGCACTCTTACACGTGTAATCTACAATTatcagaatgtttttttatcaaTACATAATAATATTGTGGCATTAAATGCAATGCAATACATTttatacattaaataaacaaatgcatcaTATGTGTTGTATTCAGATCTGTATCTTTTCATAAAGAATGTTGTAGTGATCAAATGCATGGATACAAACAGAATGAATAAATGGGCTCATTTTTACTACTGATACTTTTGTAGTTGTGTCATAACTTTTGTTAATTTAGGTTTTCAAACAATATGCTAAGTCAGTTTTGCGTTAGCAAAATCACCTTGAAATATTTTTCCAGAAACAATGATTCTGAAAGCTGCTCGGAACCAACTGTAGAAGAAAGCGTAAATAAAAGGATTAAGCATTGAGTTTGACAATGTAAACCAATTGAGAGTTTCAAACACTGCAGGTGGCACCGAGACATTGTGGAAAAGCTGGAAGCTAAAGCACAGAAAGAAAGGAGTCCAACACATCAGAAAAACTCCCAAAACAGTAGCGAGAGTTTTAGTGGCCTTTCTTTCCAGCTTACTCACAGTGGATCCAAATGTTCTCATTTGACAGCTCTTGTTCTGTATACTACGTGCCTGCCTCTGTGCAACAAGGAAAATCTTTAGGTATATACATAACATTATGATCACTGGGACATAAAATCCCAAAATAGGTCCCAAAATATTTGCAAGTAAAATATCAATAAGACAGGACTTTTCACACTTTTCATAATTAAATTCTGAAACTAAAAAGCCAATAGCCACTAGAATGGAAATACCCCAGGTCACCAGAA harbors:
- the LOC114849742 gene encoding trace amine-associated receptor 1-like encodes the protein MEKCFAGTQKYSMAPEITVNVSAADHIPLCYELDKRFYILINSTSTACVLLYVYLGCLSVVIVCGNLFIIISIIYFKQLHTPTNSLILSLAVADLLVGLLVFPFNTRFTVSFCLDRGHLYCKLRNAFDVTLSTTSILNLCCISIDRYYAVCQPLTYRAKMSFHVVGTMILVTWGISILVAIGFLVSEFNYEKCEKSCLIDILLANILGPILGFYVPVIIMLCIYLKIFLVAQRQARSIQNKSCQMRTFGSTVSKLERKATKTLATVLGVFLMCWTPFFLCFSFQLFHNVSVPPAVFETLNWFTLSNSMLNPFIYAFFYSWFRAAFRIIVSGKIFQGDFANAKLT